One part of the Phaenicophaeus curvirostris isolate KB17595 chromosome 2, BPBGC_Pcur_1.0, whole genome shotgun sequence genome encodes these proteins:
- the LOC138717350 gene encoding another transcription unit protein-like: MKQPYRNTQSSSFSTGGQKRDRKSLTPGATGTRSPGRTGAARAGSGRCKRSESGSARLGSARLGSARLGSARRMPPRGRVSSAVTARPPRTRGGAAASPVPRQDAHPPSGQPAGLRRESAPAPTGVSGGGRRQEQRQQQQRQQAARPPAPPARAHRRSHRPARRRRAGGRRRRAAGEEREGEPEPEQRAGAGGPAGSQPPAAPLGAVADE; encoded by the coding sequence atgaagcaaCCTTACAGAAACACCCAGTCTTCTTCTTTCAGTACCGGAGGCCAGAAACGGGACAGAAAGTCACTAACGCCGGGCGCGACCGGCACACGGAGCCCCGGCCGGACCGGGGCCGCCCGTGCGGGCTCCGGACGCTGCAAGCGGAGCGAGagcggctcggctcggctcggctcggctcggctcggctcggctcggctcggctcggctcggcggATGCCCCCGCGGGGCCGGGTCAGCTCCGCCGTTACCGCGCGACCCCCGAGGACCCGCGGCGGGGCGGCTGCCTCCCCCGTCCCCAGGCAGGATGCGCATCCCCCCTCGGGGCAGCCCGCAGGACTGAGAAGGGAGTCAGCGCCGGCACCTACCGGTGTtagcggcggggggcggcggcaggagcagcggcagcagcagcagcggcagcaggcagcccgccccccggccccgccggcccGTGCCCATCGGCGCTCACATCGCCCGGCCCGGCGCCGCCGCGCGGGGGGAAGGAGGCGCCGTGCGGCGGGGGAGGAGCGGGAGGGGGAGCCGGAGCCGGAGCAGCGAGCGGGGGCGGGGGGTCCCGCCGGCTCCCAGCCTCCTGCGGCGCCCCTGGGCGCTGTCGCTGATGAGTAA